A genome region from Engraulis encrasicolus isolate BLACKSEA-1 chromosome 6, IST_EnEncr_1.0, whole genome shotgun sequence includes the following:
- the pdzk1ip1 gene encoding PDZK1-interacting protein 1: MGKIIPAFSLLLVMLGVVSAQTDGVQRGIPNWLTGILAVAVFLFLVFVAFIVNKAWCTERRPDNEMAETSTDYGMTNGCTYDTVINVARTDEDENVYMNTTEGAEEKVTAM, from the exons atggggaaaataatTCCTGCGTTTTCATTGCTGCTTGTCATGCTGGGtgtggtttcagctcaaacag ATGGTGTACAGAGAGGGATCCCAAACTGGCTTACTGGAATACTGGCAGTGGCTGTTTTCCTGTTCCTGGTCTTTGTTGCTTTTATTGTAAACAAAGCCTGGTGCACCGAGCGCAG ACCAGACAATGAGATGGCTGAGACATCAACTGACTATGGGATGACTAATGGGTGTACATACGACACCGTCATTAATGTGGCCCG GACTGACGAAGATGAGAATGTCTACATGAACACAACTGAAGGCGCTGAGGAGAAAGTTACAGCCATGTGA